A region from the Sphingobacteriales bacterium genome encodes:
- a CDS encoding T9SS C-terminal target domain-containing protein, with translation MKTNQIKFKKTVVIIAAVILATFAGGCKKEDDGDIIIPPADRPVKDVSGNLTGNILWDKDTVYRLNGVVNVGIDSIQTGTTPQATGILRIEAGTVIVGKKGTAGSNPGTLVIHRGSKIFAEGTASKPIVFSSAEASKGPGDWGGLVICGKATNNQPGGFATLEGSYGAHHGGSDDADSSGVIKYVRLEYAGFPILTDKEINALTMGSVGSGTIISHVQASFGLDDAFEWFGGTVNCDHLVAFKTTDDDFDCDFGYRGNVQFAVSFRSANLADPVSGSNSFEIDNDGGGSTNPPFTAPSFSNVSVFGPKQDSTTSIDANFRRALHLRRSNKIKIYNSFFTGFPQGVVIDGGNTRSFAEGNELIIKNCVLSLMDSWSAYVPYKSDQSGFDVGAWFNDASRSNGTVANVTAVGYTPANLYNSTAPAFLPAASSSLLSGASFTGLTGFTTVAYKGAFDATTNWTSGWAEYNPAAIVYVR, from the coding sequence ATGAAAACAAATCAAATTAAATTTAAAAAAACGGTAGTTATTATCGCAGCAGTAATTTTGGCCACATTTGCAGGCGGTTGTAAGAAAGAAGATGATGGTGACATTATCATTCCGCCAGCCGACAGGCCGGTGAAAGATGTTTCCGGAAATCTGACAGGAAATATCCTTTGGGACAAAGACACCGTATATCGGTTAAACGGAGTTGTAAATGTGGGTATTGACTCTATTCAAACAGGAACTACACCACAGGCAACAGGCATTTTAAGGATAGAGGCAGGTACGGTCATCGTTGGTAAAAAAGGAACCGCAGGTTCTAATCCGGGCACTTTGGTAATTCACAGGGGCAGTAAAATATTTGCAGAAGGAACTGCATCCAAACCAATTGTATTCTCATCAGCAGAAGCCTCCAAAGGCCCTGGTGATTGGGGGGGCTTGGTCATTTGCGGAAAGGCAACGAACAACCAGCCGGGCGGTTTTGCGACATTGGAAGGAAGTTATGGAGCACACCATGGTGGTTCTGATGATGCTGATAGCTCAGGGGTTATTAAGTATGTCCGTTTAGAATATGCCGGTTTCCCGATTTTAACAGATAAGGAAATTAACGCCCTTACAATGGGATCTGTTGGAAGCGGAACAATCATTAGTCATGTTCAGGCATCTTTTGGCCTGGATGATGCATTTGAATGGTTTGGCGGTACGGTAAATTGTGACCATTTGGTGGCGTTCAAAACAACAGACGATGATTTTGACTGTGATTTTGGATACAGAGGGAATGTTCAGTTTGCAGTTTCTTTCAGAAGCGCCAACTTAGCAGATCCGGTTTCAGGATCGAACAGCTTCGAAATAGATAACGATGGAGGTGGTTCCACCAATCCTCCGTTTACGGCACCTTCCTTCTCCAATGTTTCTGTATTTGGCCCCAAACAGGATTCCACCACTTCCATTGATGCCAACTTCAGAAGAGCATTGCATTTAAGAAGAAGCAACAAGATAAAAATATACAATTCCTTCTTTACCGGATTCCCTCAGGGTGTGGTAATCGATGGCGGTAATACCAGGTCATTTGCAGAAGGCAATGAATTGATTATTAAAAACTGCGTGTTGTCATTAATGGACAGCTGGTCTGCATATGTGCCATATAAATCGGATCAGTCTGGTTTTGATGTTGGCGCATGGTTTAATGATGCAAGCCGCAGCAACGGAACAGTTGCCAATGTAACGGCGGTTGGATATACACCGGCAAATTTATACAATTCAACAGCACCTGCCTTTTTGCCGGCAGCCTCCTCCTCCTTATTAAGCGGAGCAAGCTTTACGGGATTAACAGGTTTTACAACAGTTGCCTATAAAGGGGCTTTTGATGCTACTACCAACTGGACAAGCGGCTGGGCTGAATACAATCCTGCTGCAATTGTTTATGTAAGATAA
- a CDS encoding alpha/beta hydrolase has product MKKLIRAGAFIGVLLIIAFFALQKKAIPLEELKSKYANEHSQFLDMDGMKVHYRIEGEGKPIVLIHGTGACLQTWDGWTDSLTAHGFKVIRLDMPAFGLTGPRKDNDYSIRMYVEFLDEFLSRHQIDTFAIAGNSLGGEIAWCYAVAHPEKVNNLILVDPAGFYSKDKGNKAIVFKLAKIKWLAALMAKIDTKVIVDKTVKDVYEDDSKIKKETIQMYYDMSMREGNRESFSARVQQIDSEKHPDISTIQIPTLILWGKQDKLIDVSMADNFIKIPHSKLVVYDGVGHSPQEEIPAKSAEDVMSFIQNNQSKN; this is encoded by the coding sequence ATGAAAAAATTAATCAGAGCCGGCGCATTTATCGGAGTATTGCTGATCATAGCATTCTTTGCTCTCCAGAAAAAAGCTATTCCATTAGAGGAATTAAAAAGCAAATATGCCAATGAGCATTCACAGTTCCTGGACATGGACGGCATGAAGGTACATTACAGGATAGAAGGGGAAGGTAAGCCGATTGTCTTGATACATGGTACGGGTGCCTGCCTGCAGACCTGGGATGGCTGGACGGATTCTCTTACTGCGCACGGCTTTAAGGTCATTCGTCTGGATATGCCGGCATTCGGATTAACCGGCCCCAGAAAAGATAATGATTACAGTATAAGGATGTATGTGGAGTTTCTGGATGAGTTTCTAAGCCGCCACCAAATAGATACGTTTGCCATTGCAGGAAATTCGCTGGGTGGCGAGATTGCCTGGTGTTATGCCGTGGCTCATCCGGAGAAAGTGAACAACCTCATACTGGTTGACCCGGCAGGATTTTATTCCAAGGATAAAGGCAATAAGGCCATTGTTTTTAAGCTTGCAAAAATAAAATGGCTGGCGGCACTGATGGCTAAAATTGATACTAAAGTTATTGTCGATAAGACAGTAAAGGATGTTTATGAGGACGATTCCAAAATTAAGAAGGAAACCATCCAGATGTATTACGATATGTCGATGAGAGAGGGTAATCGGGAAAGTTTTTCCGCGCGCGTACAGCAGATAGACAGTGAAAAACATCCGGATATCAGCACCATTCAAATTCCTACTTTAATACTGTGGGGAAAGCAGGATAAGCTGATTGATGTATCCATGGCGGATAATTTTATCAAAATTCCACATTCAAAATTGGTGGTTTATGATGGTGTTGGGCATTCTCCGCAGGAGGAAATCCCGGCAAAATCCGCAGAGGATGTAATGAGTTTTATTCAAAATAATCAGTCAAAAAATTAA
- a CDS encoding glycosyltransferase family 4 protein: protein MKIAVNTRFLIKDKLEGIGIYTQEIFRRVTALLPQHEFYFLFDRTPSREFIFSENIRPVVVSPQARHPFLWYCWFEHSIPKALKEIDADLFISTDGYASLSTKVAQIVTIHDLGFEHYPHHTPFLVRNYYRHYTPRFCRKAEKIVAVSAFTKNDIIRNYSIDNDKIEVVYNGVESFQASGSHQEMKSLMNQFNIKDTPYFIFIGAIHPRKNVLQLLKAFELFKSEFQSDHQLVIVGRNAWMNLEVENYFQQMESKQDVIRIESIERSQLMSLLGNAFALIYPSLFEGFGIPIAEAMAAGIPVITSTTSSMPEVAGDAAVLVNPNSTEEIAAAMQLLITDPARRNELIEKGKERAKTFNWDISAKKVVEIIQEVLKKK from the coding sequence ATGAAGATAGCCGTTAACACTCGTTTTCTTATCAAAGACAAACTGGAGGGTATCGGCATCTATACGCAGGAGATTTTCAGACGAGTGACGGCTTTATTGCCACAGCACGAGTTCTATTTTTTATTTGACCGGACACCCTCCAGAGAATTTATTTTTTCTGAAAACATCCGGCCTGTTGTGGTTTCTCCCCAGGCACGTCATCCATTTTTATGGTATTGTTGGTTTGAACATTCCATTCCAAAGGCTTTAAAGGAAATCGATGCGGACCTATTCATTTCAACGGATGGATATGCCAGTTTAAGTACCAAGGTTGCACAGATTGTCACCATTCATGATTTGGGCTTTGAGCATTATCCTCATCATACGCCGTTTTTAGTCAGAAACTATTACCGGCACTACACACCCAGATTCTGCCGAAAAGCTGAGAAAATAGTAGCCGTATCCGCCTTTACCAAAAATGACATCATACGCAATTATTCCATCGATAACGATAAGATAGAAGTAGTTTACAACGGTGTGGAAAGTTTCCAGGCTTCCGGCTCACATCAGGAAATGAAAAGTTTGATGAATCAATTCAATATAAAAGACACACCCTATTTCATATTCATTGGAGCCATCCATCCCCGAAAAAATGTCCTTCAACTGCTGAAAGCTTTCGAATTGTTTAAGTCGGAGTTTCAGTCAGACCATCAACTGGTCATTGTCGGACGAAACGCCTGGATGAATCTGGAAGTGGAAAATTACTTCCAGCAAATGGAGTCGAAACAGGATGTCATCCGAATTGAATCGATAGAGCGAAGCCAACTCATGAGCCTCTTGGGAAATGCATTTGCATTGATATATCCAAGCCTGTTTGAGGGATTCGGGATTCCAATTGCGGAGGCGATGGCAGCAGGGATTCCCGTTATTACCTCCACCACGTCTTCCATGCCTGAAGTGGCCGGCGATGCAGCGGTTTTGGTCAATCCTAATTCAACGGAAGAAATCGCCGCTGCCATGCAGCTTCTGATAACAGATCCTGCACGGAGAAATGAATTGATAGAAAAAGGTAAAGAGAGAGCCAAAACCTTCAACTGGGATATTTCCGCAAAGAAAGTCGTAGAAATCATTCAGGAAGTATTGAAAAAAAAGTAG
- the dnaN gene encoding DNA polymerase III subunit beta: MRFVVSSAQLLKNLQKISGVISTNTVLPILEDFLFDIQKNSLTITATDLDTTMSVSMDIESKEIFKVAIPARILLDSLKALPEQPITIAVDETTNGIEMTTDNGKYKLSGENSADFPKEPVADGVEEVKLASSILNKGVTKTLFAVSNDELRPAMTGVFFQLDNNGITFVATDAHKLVKYNQGDVKGGNASFIVPKKALNLLKAVVPNNDTEVSVQFNKSNAFFSFDNIQLICRLIDAKYPDYNAVIPKENPNLLTISKDDFYASLRRTSIFSNKTTHQVVLKMAGSELTVSAQDLDFSNEASEKLSCDYQGTPMEIGFNAKFLLEMLGALDSSDINIELSTPNRAGIIRPMDKEENEDLLMLVMPVMLNN; the protein is encoded by the coding sequence ATGAGATTTGTCGTATCATCCGCACAATTACTTAAAAACTTACAAAAAATCAGTGGCGTTATCAGCACCAATACCGTATTGCCCATATTGGAAGATTTCCTGTTTGATATACAAAAAAACTCCTTAACCATTACCGCAACCGATTTGGATACGACCATGTCTGTTTCCATGGATATAGAATCGAAAGAAATCTTTAAGGTAGCGATACCGGCCAGGATATTATTGGACAGCTTAAAAGCCTTGCCGGAACAACCCATCACCATAGCGGTAGATGAAACGACCAATGGTATAGAGATGACAACAGACAACGGAAAGTACAAGCTGAGTGGCGAAAACAGTGCGGATTTTCCGAAAGAACCGGTGGCGGATGGTGTCGAGGAAGTGAAATTGGCATCTTCTATCCTGAATAAAGGGGTCACGAAAACACTTTTTGCAGTAAGCAACGATGAACTTCGTCCGGCTATGACCGGCGTATTCTTTCAGCTGGATAACAATGGGATTACTTTTGTAGCTACCGATGCGCACAAACTGGTTAAGTACAATCAGGGTGATGTAAAAGGCGGCAATGCCTCTTTCATAGTTCCTAAGAAAGCATTGAATTTATTAAAAGCAGTAGTGCCGAATAACGATACGGAGGTATCCGTTCAGTTTAATAAGTCAAACGCATTTTTCAGTTTTGACAATATACAGCTCATCTGCCGTTTGATAGATGCCAAATATCCGGATTACAATGCGGTGATTCCAAAAGAAAATCCGAATCTCTTAACCATCTCTAAAGATGACTTCTATGCATCTTTGAGACGAACGTCCATTTTCTCCAATAAAACGACCCATCAGGTGGTGTTGAAAATGGCTGGTTCCGAGTTAACCGTTTCCGCTCAGGATTTGGATTTCTCCAATGAAGCTTCTGAAAAATTATCCTGTGATTATCAGGGCACCCCGATGGAAATCGGATTCAATGCCAAGTTCTTGCTCGAGATGTTAGGGGCTTTAGACAGCAGCGATATCAATATTGAACTGTCTACACCAAACAGAGCAGGTATTATTCGTCCGATGGATAAAGAAGAGAACGAGGATTTGCTGATGCTGGTAATGCCGGTGATGCTGAATAACTAA